One genomic window of Arthrobacter sp. KBS0703 includes the following:
- a CDS encoding DeoR/GlpR family DNA-binding transcription regulator: MSSSPKEAPLTPRQRTILDHLEQRGFISTMDLAETFAVSDMTVRRDTRVLSQKGLARVVHGGVSAVNASGQNADFAARVREDADAKQRVARACVSMIGERDAIILDAGTTTYQIALELPPTFAGTIITHSAPAIQRCLQLTAARTICLGGELLLDSQAFNGPMTVSAASGLRAKTAFIGVSGLHDEAFYIERDVERATKIALMDSAEQVVVVATHQKMLRYALARLAAFDAVDVLVTDAPPPREIEDALGAANVKIVVAA, translated from the coding sequence ATGAGCAGCTCACCGAAAGAGGCGCCGTTGACGCCCCGCCAGCGCACCATCCTGGACCACCTCGAGCAGCGGGGCTTCATCTCCACGATGGACCTCGCCGAAACGTTCGCGGTCTCGGACATGACGGTGCGCCGGGACACCCGCGTGCTTTCCCAAAAGGGGCTGGCACGGGTGGTCCACGGCGGCGTCAGCGCCGTCAACGCCAGCGGGCAGAACGCGGACTTCGCGGCCCGGGTCCGGGAGGATGCTGACGCCAAGCAGCGGGTGGCCCGGGCCTGCGTGTCCATGATCGGCGAGCGGGACGCCATCATCCTGGACGCCGGAACCACCACGTACCAAATTGCTCTGGAGTTGCCGCCGACGTTCGCGGGCACCATCATCACGCACTCCGCGCCCGCCATCCAGCGCTGCCTGCAGCTGACGGCGGCGCGGACCATCTGCCTCGGAGGTGAGCTGCTCCTGGACAGCCAGGCGTTCAACGGTCCCATGACGGTGAGCGCCGCCTCCGGCCTCCGGGCCAAAACGGCGTTTATCGGGGTCAGCGGGCTCCACGACGAGGCGTTCTACATCGAGCGGGACGTGGAGCGCGCCACTAAGATCGCCCTTATGGACTCAGCTGAACAGGTGGTGGTGGTGGCAACGCACCAGAAAATGCTGCGGTACGCGCTGGCGCGGCTCGCCGCCTTCGACGCCGTGGACGTGCTGGTGACGGACGCGCCGCCGCCCCGGGAGATCGAGGACGCACTGGGTGCCGCCAACGTCAAGATCGTGGTGGCCGCGTGA
- a CDS encoding dihydrofolate reductase family protein — translation MKLTLTQFLTLDGVSQGPGSPDEDTSDGFNKGGWFVPHLDGEFVKLAANWLGQADALLFGRRTYDNFSRDWPRITDPDDPFTEKMNGLPKYVASRSLKTADWAPTTILSGEIAAQVSELKQQSGRELQIHGSATLAQSLLAAGLLDELRLVIAPVVLGNGRRLFPEGGAAAGLRVISNETTPGGLAVHVYELAGLPRYGTYEPGA, via the coding sequence ATGAAACTAACACTGACGCAGTTCCTGACCCTGGATGGTGTTTCCCAGGGTCCTGGATCCCCAGATGAGGACACCAGCGACGGATTCAACAAGGGAGGTTGGTTCGTGCCGCACCTGGACGGGGAGTTCGTGAAACTGGCCGCGAACTGGCTGGGCCAGGCCGATGCGTTGCTGTTTGGCCGTCGTACCTACGACAACTTTTCGCGGGACTGGCCGCGGATTACCGACCCTGATGATCCGTTCACGGAAAAGATGAATGGACTCCCAAAGTACGTTGCCTCCCGCAGCCTGAAGACAGCGGATTGGGCTCCGACGACGATCCTGTCGGGAGAAATTGCCGCGCAAGTCTCTGAACTAAAGCAGCAGTCCGGCCGGGAGTTGCAGATTCACGGCAGTGCTACCTTGGCCCAGTCGCTTTTGGCCGCAGGGCTGCTCGACGAGTTGCGCCTGGTGATCGCGCCGGTCGTGTTGGGCAATGGCCGGCGACTCTTTCCTGAGGGAGGCGCCGCGGCTGGGCTGCGGGTGATCAGCAATGAGACGACGCCGGGCGGCTTGGCAGTTCACGTCTATGAGTTGGCGGGTCTTCCCAGGTACGGGACATACGAGCCGGGAGCGTAG
- a CDS encoding 2-hydroxyacid dehydrogenase, with amino-acid sequence MSVPLRVALPDRKMLDALDPIAGVEFVLWDLSGPPPSGRLDLLVPPYMGKPAALAALDGVEVGLVQSQSIGYDGVAAVLPDGCVFANAAGVHETSTAELAVGMMIASQRGMPDFVRNQASGTWDNIQRPSLADRRVLLVGYGGVGKAIEATLLPFETQVTRMASGERDDERGRIHGIDALYEQLPLHDIVVVSVPLSELTHQLVDRKFLAAMPDGALLVNVARGPVADTDALRAETSSGRLRAALDVTDPEPLPASHPLWTTPGVLITPHVGGASSAMFPRMVRLVRQQISLLLAGEEPVNVVLGR; translated from the coding sequence GTGAGCGTGCCGCTGCGGGTGGCCCTGCCCGACCGGAAGATGCTGGACGCGCTCGATCCGATTGCCGGCGTCGAGTTTGTCCTGTGGGACCTTAGCGGACCGCCGCCGTCGGGCCGTTTAGACCTGCTGGTGCCGCCCTACATGGGCAAGCCAGCGGCGCTGGCCGCGCTGGACGGCGTTGAGGTGGGGCTGGTGCAGAGCCAGTCGATCGGCTATGACGGCGTGGCTGCCGTCCTGCCCGACGGTTGTGTTTTCGCCAATGCGGCCGGGGTCCACGAGACGTCCACGGCGGAACTCGCCGTGGGCATGATGATCGCCAGCCAGCGCGGGATGCCCGACTTCGTGCGGAACCAGGCGTCCGGGACCTGGGACAACATCCAGCGGCCCAGCCTTGCGGACCGACGCGTGCTGCTGGTGGGCTACGGGGGAGTGGGGAAGGCCATCGAGGCCACGCTCCTGCCGTTCGAAACGCAAGTGACGCGGATGGCCAGCGGGGAGCGGGACGATGAGCGGGGCCGGATCCACGGGATCGATGCGCTGTATGAACAGTTGCCGCTGCACGACATCGTGGTGGTCAGTGTCCCCTTGAGTGAGCTCACGCACCAGCTGGTGGACCGGAAGTTCCTGGCCGCGATGCCGGACGGAGCGCTGCTGGTGAATGTGGCCCGAGGCCCGGTGGCTGACACGGATGCCCTGCGGGCCGAAACGTCGTCCGGGCGGCTGCGGGCCGCCCTGGACGTCACCGACCCCGAGCCGCTGCCGGCCAGCCACCCGCTGTGGACCACTCCCGGCGTGCTCATCACCCCGCACGTGGGCGGGGCGAGCTCGGCGATGTTCCCGCGGATGGTCCGGCTGGTCAGGCAGCAGATCTCGTTGCTGCTGGCGGGCGAGGAACCGGTGAACGTGGTGTTGGGCCGCTAG
- a CDS encoding aldolase: protein MTLTDLSPLQRPSGAFAMLAVDQREAMRNMIAEHQEDPVTDQDLQDFKLQAAKILTPYASGVLIDRQFALDQAIEDNVVDPGCGLIASADHFETAHGELVGEVTIDRLVDPHKYAALGVKALKLLVLYRPDEPADGRVAMVREFVEICKSAGLISIIEPVSRKPLSGDDFDWNAGILAAAKELGSLGADLYKAEVPFHGQAPEADVRAACADLTRAINGPWVVLSSGVPEDVFPDAVRWACLEGASGFLSGRAVWASCIGATDVVDSLSTDAVRRLQRLCAVVDDVVSSQKTSA from the coding sequence ATGACCCTCACAGACCTCTCACCCCTCCAGCGCCCGTCCGGCGCCTTCGCGATGCTCGCCGTGGACCAGCGCGAGGCGATGCGCAACATGATCGCCGAACACCAGGAAGACCCCGTCACGGACCAGGACCTCCAGGACTTCAAGCTCCAGGCCGCCAAAATCCTCACCCCCTATGCCTCCGGCGTCCTCATCGATAGGCAGTTCGCCCTCGACCAGGCCATCGAGGACAACGTGGTTGACCCCGGCTGCGGACTCATCGCCTCCGCCGACCACTTCGAAACCGCGCACGGCGAGCTGGTGGGCGAAGTGACCATCGACCGGCTGGTGGACCCGCACAAATACGCTGCCCTCGGCGTCAAGGCCCTCAAGCTGCTGGTGCTGTACCGCCCGGACGAGCCCGCCGACGGCCGCGTGGCCATGGTCCGCGAATTCGTGGAGATTTGTAAGTCCGCCGGGCTCATCAGCATCATCGAACCTGTATCCCGCAAACCACTCTCCGGCGATGACTTCGACTGGAACGCAGGCATCCTGGCCGCTGCCAAGGAACTGGGGAGCCTGGGCGCCGACCTCTACAAGGCCGAGGTTCCCTTCCACGGCCAGGCTCCCGAAGCCGACGTGCGCGCAGCCTGCGCCGACCTGACGCGGGCCATCAACGGCCCGTGGGTGGTCCTTTCCTCCGGCGTCCCCGAGGATGTTTTCCCCGACGCAGTCCGGTGGGCCTGCCTCGAAGGCGCCAGCGGCTTCCTCTCCGGACGCGCCGTCTGGGCGTCCTGCATCGGCGCCACCGACGTCGTCGACTCCCTGTCCACTGACGCCGTCCGGCGGCTGCAGCGCCTGTGCGCCGTGGTGGACGACGTGGTCTCGTCGCAAAAGACCAGTGCATGA
- a CDS encoding phosphomannomutase/phosphoglucomutase, whose amino-acid sequence MDLSPSFKAYDVRGLVGVSISEESAEAVGAAFVDVLGLSGQTIACGGDMRPSSPGFSGAFAAGAARRGADVKSLGLISTDELYYVCGALDIAGAIFTASHNPAEYNGIKMAKGGAVPVSAETGLTAIRDLAQQYVDRGIPAAAAQGTVSTLDVLAGYAGKLRSLVPLNAVRPLKVVVDAGNGMAGLTVPAVLGDQFHPALPLTVVPLYFELDGTFPNHPANPLEPENLRDLQAAVIAHGADIGLAFDGDADRCFVVDENGRPVTPSAVTALIAVREIRRAQAAGEAEPVIIHNLITSRAVPEIVAAAGGRPVRTRVGHSFIKARMAEEGAVFGGEHSAHYYFRDFYNADTGMLAAMHVLAALGEQERPLSELAREFDPYAASGEINSSVDGVDGKVADVRASYANGAVIDELDGLSVSSEAGDWWFNLRASNTEELLRLNVEAADTATMAQVRDAVLQQIRA is encoded by the coding sequence ATGGACCTGTCACCGTCCTTCAAGGCCTATGACGTGAGGGGCCTCGTCGGCGTTTCCATCAGTGAGGAAAGCGCCGAAGCAGTGGGCGCCGCGTTTGTGGACGTGCTGGGCCTGTCCGGCCAGACCATCGCCTGCGGAGGGGACATGCGGCCCTCTTCACCCGGCTTCAGCGGCGCCTTTGCGGCGGGTGCTGCCCGGCGCGGTGCGGACGTGAAGTCCCTGGGCCTTATCTCCACCGATGAGCTTTACTACGTGTGCGGCGCCCTGGACATAGCCGGGGCCATTTTCACCGCGAGCCATAACCCCGCGGAATACAACGGGATCAAGATGGCCAAGGGCGGCGCCGTCCCGGTTTCCGCAGAAACCGGGCTCACGGCCATACGGGATCTGGCCCAGCAGTATGTCGACCGCGGGATCCCCGCAGCCGCGGCCCAGGGCACCGTGTCCACGCTTGACGTGCTCGCGGGTTACGCCGGAAAGCTCCGCTCGCTCGTGCCCTTGAATGCCGTCCGGCCGCTGAAGGTGGTGGTGGACGCCGGCAACGGCATGGCGGGCCTGACCGTTCCCGCGGTCCTTGGGGACCAGTTCCACCCTGCTTTGCCGCTCACTGTTGTGCCGCTGTACTTCGAGCTCGACGGGACGTTCCCCAACCATCCTGCCAACCCCCTTGAGCCGGAGAACCTTCGCGACCTGCAAGCCGCCGTCATCGCCCACGGCGCCGATATTGGCCTGGCCTTCGACGGCGACGCCGACCGCTGCTTCGTGGTCGACGAGAACGGAAGGCCAGTCACGCCGTCGGCCGTTACGGCATTGATTGCCGTCCGGGAGATCCGCCGCGCCCAGGCCGCCGGGGAAGCCGAACCGGTGATCATCCACAACCTGATCACGTCGCGCGCGGTGCCGGAAATTGTTGCCGCCGCGGGCGGACGACCGGTCCGGACCCGGGTGGGGCATTCCTTTATCAAGGCTCGGATGGCCGAGGAGGGCGCCGTGTTCGGCGGCGAACACTCGGCCCACTACTACTTCCGCGACTTCTACAACGCGGACACGGGCATGCTTGCCGCCATGCACGTCCTGGCCGCCCTCGGCGAGCAGGAGCGGCCCTTGTCCGAACTGGCCCGCGAGTTCGACCCGTACGCGGCCAGCGGCGAAATCAACTCATCCGTTGACGGCGTCGACGGCAAGGTGGCGGACGTGCGGGCCAGCTACGCGAACGGTGCCGTAATCGATGAACTCGACGGGCTCAGCGTCAGCAGCGAGGCCGGGGACTGGTGGTTCAACCTGAGGGCCTCCAACACGGAGGAACTGCTGCGGCTTAACGTCGAAGCCGCCGACACCGCCACCATGGCCCAGGTGCGCGACGCCGTCCTCCAGCAGATCCGGGCCTAG
- a CDS encoding ABC transporter substrate-binding protein has protein sequence MRRAGPVSYTHLDVHKRHGAGRPVHRRRHRQGVSYTHLDVYKRQGEDKAVFDELIKRFAAKHDGVEVAQDISTSNDYNAQGLQKVRGAAIGDAFATFRGAQFKNFTEAGIYTELKDSKAVGNYQPGLLSAGKSGDSQLGLPYQVVFPMPMANADLFAKAGADIAPKNWDGFLAMCEKLAASGVIPISWPGGDVGNGGQLFNCMIANNAPVDDMCAQIEQGKLKVTDDWFIKMLNQYKELIPYLQPNATGTAVEPAQNLFSQGKAAMLATGSYHIAAVRGLGATFPIELVFPNTSDGSGKYEGAYNATFILGVNSASKNQAAAAAWIDFLSEPENAGYYANQTAQHVTVDKVEYTNPDLKRLSPWLEKKTALAARFQFQNLDVRNAVEASATAVVSGTSPEQAAEAAQKIVDERL, from the coding sequence ATGCGCCGGGCCGGGCCTGTCTCTTATACACATCTAGATGTGCATAAGAGACACGGGGCCGGCCGCCCCGTCCACCGGCGCCGTCACCGGCAAGGTGTCTCTTATACACATCTAGATGTGTATAAGAGACAGGGCGAGGACAAGGCGGTGTTCGATGAACTCATCAAGCGCTTCGCTGCAAAGCACGACGGCGTGGAGGTTGCCCAGGACATCTCCACCTCCAACGACTACAACGCCCAGGGCCTGCAGAAGGTCCGCGGCGCAGCCATCGGTGACGCGTTTGCGACCTTCCGCGGCGCCCAGTTCAAGAACTTCACCGAGGCCGGCATCTACACCGAGCTCAAGGACAGCAAGGCAGTAGGCAACTACCAGCCGGGCCTGCTTTCCGCCGGGAAGTCCGGCGACAGCCAGCTGGGCCTGCCGTACCAGGTGGTCTTCCCCATGCCGATGGCCAACGCGGACCTGTTCGCCAAAGCCGGCGCGGACATCGCACCGAAGAACTGGGACGGGTTCCTGGCCATGTGCGAGAAGCTCGCAGCTTCCGGCGTCATCCCGATCTCCTGGCCGGGCGGCGACGTGGGAAACGGCGGCCAGCTGTTCAACTGCATGATCGCCAACAACGCCCCCGTCGACGACATGTGCGCCCAGATCGAGCAGGGCAAGCTCAAGGTCACCGACGACTGGTTCATCAAGATGCTCAATCAGTACAAGGAACTTATCCCCTACCTGCAGCCCAATGCCACCGGCACCGCGGTGGAGCCGGCGCAGAACCTGTTCTCCCAGGGAAAAGCCGCGATGCTCGCCACCGGCTCGTACCACATCGCTGCCGTCCGCGGACTGGGGGCAACGTTCCCCATCGAGCTCGTCTTCCCCAACACCTCGGACGGCTCCGGCAAGTACGAGGGCGCCTACAACGCCACGTTCATCCTGGGCGTCAACTCAGCCAGCAAGAACCAGGCCGCCGCGGCAGCATGGATCGATTTTCTGTCCGAGCCGGAGAACGCCGGCTACTACGCCAACCAGACGGCCCAGCACGTGACCGTGGACAAGGTGGAGTACACCAACCCGGACCTGAAGCGCCTGAGCCCCTGGCTTGAGAAAAAGACGGCGCTGGCCGCCCGGTTCCAGTTCCAGAACCTTGATGTCCGCAACGCGGTGGAGGCCAGTGCCACGGCTGTCGTCTCGGGCACCAGCCCCGAGCAGGCCGCCGAAGCCGCCCAGAAGATTGTTGACGAACGGCTATGA
- the atzF gene encoding allophanate hydrolase: protein MSGVNESATTRVTAALTAIDAVDRPEIWIKVRSRDDLLAEAARIDAALEAGTELPLAGLLLAVKNNVDVAGVITTAGCPGFGYEPAEDAVAVARLRAAGALVLGSTNLDQFATGLVGTRSPYGAVRDARRPERISGGSSSGSAVAVSLGLVDIAIGTDTAGSGRVPAGLQGIVGIKPTLNVVSTAGMVPACRSWDTATILARDLDTAELAMGIMAGESRTWPADIRLAAPARPRVAYPAALPALPDAWAAEFGAQIERLRSTGVDAEPIELDVFLQAARLLYDGALVAERHAAVGNFIDAALASAGSGGGSAVGLDPTVTGIISAAGRVPAHQYVSDTAALEELRREALSRLAGFDALIVPTTPFHPTLAEVAADPVGVNSRMGTYTNFCNLFDMCAVAVPAGTVADAKGDGVAQFGLTVVGKTFDDGVVADIARRIEATPDLPALFASGAAPNRASACRLPWPVAAGSAAVPLVVVGAHRKGQPLVHELEGRGAHWDGQVRMAPRYRMVALDTQPAKPGVVRSDNGAELVAERWLLSEAALGSFLSGLPEPMMLGSVLLSDGSSAVGFACDAVAASSGRDITHFGDWLAAQAAELEADPLPSSAAADSVGRGIWLEAGKALVRGLQRGHR, encoded by the coding sequence ATGAGCGGCGTCAACGAATCTGCCACCACCCGCGTGACGGCGGCACTCACCGCCATCGACGCCGTCGACCGGCCCGAGATCTGGATCAAGGTCCGCAGCCGCGACGACCTTCTGGCAGAGGCCGCACGCATTGACGCCGCACTGGAGGCCGGCACCGAACTGCCGCTGGCCGGACTCCTGCTGGCGGTCAAAAACAATGTGGACGTCGCCGGAGTGATCACGACGGCGGGGTGCCCCGGTTTCGGCTACGAGCCCGCGGAAGATGCCGTGGCAGTGGCGCGGCTGCGTGCCGCCGGCGCCCTCGTGCTGGGCTCAACGAACCTGGACCAGTTTGCCACCGGCCTCGTGGGAACCCGGAGCCCGTACGGCGCAGTCCGCGATGCGCGGCGGCCGGAGCGGATCTCGGGCGGCTCCAGTTCGGGGTCCGCCGTGGCCGTGTCTCTGGGACTCGTGGACATCGCCATCGGAACGGATACCGCCGGCTCCGGCCGGGTCCCGGCCGGGCTGCAGGGAATCGTGGGAATCAAGCCCACCCTGAACGTGGTGTCGACGGCGGGAATGGTGCCCGCCTGCCGGTCCTGGGACACCGCCACCATCCTTGCCCGTGACCTGGATACCGCGGAACTGGCCATGGGGATCATGGCCGGGGAATCGCGGACGTGGCCTGCGGACATCCGCCTGGCCGCACCCGCACGGCCGCGGGTGGCCTACCCGGCGGCGCTCCCGGCACTGCCGGATGCATGGGCTGCCGAGTTCGGCGCCCAGATCGAGCGGCTGCGCTCAACCGGAGTTGACGCCGAGCCGATCGAACTGGACGTCTTCCTCCAGGCGGCCAGGCTGCTGTACGACGGCGCCCTCGTGGCCGAACGCCATGCCGCCGTCGGAAACTTCATCGACGCCGCGCTTGCCAGTGCCGGGTCCGGAGGAGGGTCCGCCGTCGGGCTGGACCCAACGGTCACCGGCATCATCAGCGCGGCGGGCCGCGTGCCCGCCCACCAATATGTCAGCGATACCGCGGCACTGGAGGAGCTACGCCGGGAAGCCCTGTCCCGGCTCGCGGGATTTGATGCCCTCATCGTGCCCACTACGCCATTTCACCCAACGCTGGCCGAGGTTGCGGCCGACCCGGTGGGAGTCAACTCAAGAATGGGAACCTACACTAACTTCTGCAACCTTTTCGACATGTGCGCAGTGGCGGTGCCCGCCGGTACCGTCGCAGACGCCAAAGGCGATGGAGTCGCCCAGTTCGGCTTGACCGTGGTGGGGAAGACGTTCGACGACGGCGTCGTGGCCGACATCGCCCGAAGGATCGAGGCAACACCCGACCTCCCGGCCCTGTTTGCCTCCGGTGCTGCACCAAACCGAGCCTCAGCATGCCGGCTGCCGTGGCCCGTGGCTGCCGGCTCGGCGGCAGTGCCGCTCGTGGTGGTTGGCGCCCACCGCAAAGGCCAGCCGCTTGTCCACGAACTGGAGGGTCGTGGCGCACACTGGGATGGTCAGGTTCGTATGGCTCCCCGATACAGGATGGTTGCGCTGGACACACAGCCCGCCAAACCGGGCGTTGTGCGTTCCGACAATGGGGCAGAACTGGTGGCAGAGCGGTGGCTGCTGTCCGAGGCCGCCCTTGGTTCTTTCCTCTCCGGGCTCCCCGAGCCCATGATGCTTGGATCTGTGCTGCTCAGTGACGGGTCGTCAGCGGTGGGTTTCGCCTGCGATGCCGTCGCGGCATCCTCTGGCCGGGACATCACACACTTCGGTGACTGGCTGGCCGCCCAGGCCGCTGAGCTGGAAGCAGATCCCTTGCCCTCCTCTGCGGCAGCAGACAGCGTTGGACGCGGCATCTGGCTCGAGGCGGGCAAGGCACTGGTCAGGGGCCTACAGCGGGGGCACCGGTAA
- a CDS encoding DUF309 domain-containing protein: MTGDRDRDASRRPRQARPRDALGRPLPYGSAGVEPVSEEPLPPAQTLVSARSLVEAGRPFAAHEVLEARWKAGPAEERNLWQGLAQICVGLTHAARGNSVGAVRLFERGAARLEEYGSGEGPTYGLDLSAVVNCARDRMRTGR, from the coding sequence ATGACCGGTGACAGGGACCGGGATGCTTCAAGGCGCCCGCGGCAAGCCCGGCCACGCGACGCTCTTGGGCGGCCGCTGCCGTACGGAAGCGCCGGCGTCGAGCCGGTCTCGGAGGAGCCACTGCCACCGGCGCAGACGTTGGTCTCGGCCCGGAGTCTGGTGGAAGCTGGCCGCCCGTTCGCCGCCCATGAGGTACTCGAGGCCCGCTGGAAAGCTGGGCCGGCAGAAGAACGCAACCTGTGGCAAGGTCTCGCCCAGATCTGTGTCGGACTCACCCACGCCGCCCGGGGGAACAGCGTTGGCGCGGTCCGGCTCTTCGAGCGCGGCGCGGCCCGACTCGAGGAGTACGGTTCCGGCGAAGGGCCGACCTACGGGCTCGACTTGTCGGCCGTTGTGAATTGCGCCCGTGATCGCATGCGTACCGGCCGCTGA
- a CDS encoding carbohydrate kinase family protein translates to MSQPSSGTLLFVGCATLDSIAVVQDYPAADSRTVAMDFATAGGGPAATAAVAAARAGAHTAFAGVLGTDEEGDRIIAGLQAEGVDTSAVVRDPDVKTGASVIVVSQASESRAIVTRPVPPVSFPAGSRFHELVESAAWVHVDHLGWNAVASLPAFGAGTLKVSVDAGNPIASFSPRGVALYVPTIERLHAEYGGHHSPEALLGKAVDDGASAVVATAGSEGAWVRDGNADPLHVPATPATIVSTLGAGDVYHGALLAAVAAGLPLADAAAFAGRTASASCEGLDGRSKIPHQTITPAFASNHSPS, encoded by the coding sequence GTGTCCCAACCATCATCCGGAACCCTGCTCTTCGTAGGCTGCGCCACTCTTGACTCCATTGCAGTCGTCCAGGATTACCCCGCCGCGGACAGCCGCACCGTCGCCATGGACTTCGCGACGGCAGGCGGCGGCCCGGCTGCCACCGCAGCCGTAGCGGCTGCCCGCGCGGGCGCACACACAGCCTTCGCAGGCGTCCTCGGAACGGACGAGGAAGGCGACCGCATCATCGCCGGACTGCAGGCAGAAGGCGTGGACACCTCCGCGGTGGTCCGCGATCCCGATGTCAAGACCGGCGCGAGCGTAATTGTTGTCAGCCAGGCCTCCGAAAGCCGGGCCATTGTCACCCGGCCCGTGCCGCCGGTCAGCTTTCCAGCCGGCAGCCGGTTCCATGAACTGGTGGAATCGGCCGCCTGGGTCCACGTGGACCATCTGGGCTGGAACGCCGTCGCTTCCCTTCCGGCCTTCGGCGCCGGAACCCTGAAGGTCAGCGTGGATGCCGGCAACCCCATCGCGTCCTTCAGCCCGCGGGGCGTGGCCCTCTACGTCCCAACCATTGAACGGCTCCACGCAGAGTACGGCGGGCACCACTCCCCCGAAGCGCTCCTGGGCAAAGCGGTCGACGACGGCGCCTCCGCCGTCGTCGCCACCGCCGGCTCTGAAGGCGCCTGGGTCAGGGACGGCAACGCGGACCCGCTCCACGTGCCGGCCACACCGGCCACCATCGTCTCCACCCTTGGCGCGGGCGACGTCTACCACGGCGCCCTCCTCGCCGCTGTTGCCGCCGGCCTGCCGCTGGCGGACGCCGCAGCTTTCGCCGGTCGCACCGCCTCCGCCTCCTGCGAAGGACTGGACGGCCGTTCCAAAATCCCGCACCAGACCATCACCCCCGCCTTTGCCTCCAACCACAGCCCTAGCTGA
- a CDS encoding Gfo/Idh/MocA family protein, with translation MSLPSVEPVRTIRYGLIGAGHMAREHVRNLALIPGSRITAVSDPQASSLEETVAEIGYEVQTFPHHRELLDSGLVDALVIASPNDTHLAILKDIFASGTNLPVLVEKPVCTTAEQADELEALAADYTAPVWVAMEYRYMPPVQEIIQAAHGGRLGNVYMLSIVEHRFPFLHKVDAWNRFAERTGGTLVEKCCHFFDLMRLILQDEPVRVYASGGHDVNHMDEVYNGRVSDMIDNAYVIVDFKGGRRAMLELSMFAEGSKFQERISIVGDAAKIETLIPVAANHWIEGDEAEATVEFSPRAPLGPEMHEVPVDEAVLAAGAHHGSTYYEHLGYRKAILGDGPVEVTVADGLQSVRMGLAAERSIIEGRPVELTNAGVGLSH, from the coding sequence ATGTCATTGCCTTCTGTGGAACCGGTACGGACAATTCGTTATGGCCTCATCGGCGCCGGCCACATGGCCCGCGAACACGTCCGGAACCTCGCCCTGATCCCCGGAAGCCGGATCACTGCCGTCTCCGACCCCCAGGCGTCGTCCCTTGAGGAGACGGTGGCCGAGATCGGCTACGAAGTCCAGACCTTCCCGCACCACCGGGAACTGCTGGATTCGGGCCTCGTGGATGCGCTGGTGATCGCCAGCCCCAACGACACCCACCTGGCCATCCTCAAGGACATCTTCGCGAGCGGCACCAACCTGCCCGTGCTGGTGGAAAAGCCCGTGTGCACCACGGCGGAACAGGCCGACGAGCTTGAAGCGCTGGCGGCCGACTACACCGCGCCGGTGTGGGTTGCCATGGAGTACCGCTACATGCCGCCGGTGCAGGAGATCATTCAGGCAGCCCACGGCGGCAGGCTCGGCAACGTGTACATGCTCTCCATCGTGGAGCACCGCTTCCCCTTCCTGCATAAGGTGGACGCCTGGAACCGCTTCGCGGAGCGGACCGGAGGCACGCTGGTGGAGAAGTGCTGCCACTTCTTTGACCTGATGCGGCTGATCCTGCAGGACGAACCCGTCCGCGTCTACGCCAGCGGCGGCCACGACGTCAACCATATGGACGAGGTGTACAACGGCAGGGTGTCGGACATGATCGACAACGCCTACGTGATTGTGGACTTCAAGGGCGGACGCCGTGCCATGCTGGAGTTGTCCATGTTCGCCGAGGGCTCCAAGTTCCAGGAGCGGATCTCCATTGTGGGCGACGCCGCCAAGATCGAGACCCTTATCCCGGTGGCAGCCAACCACTGGATCGAGGGCGACGAGGCCGAGGCGACGGTGGAATTCAGCCCGCGCGCGCCGCTGGGGCCGGAGATGCACGAGGTTCCTGTGGACGAGGCCGTCCTCGCTGCCGGCGCCCACCACGGCTCCACGTACTATGAACACCTTGGCTACCGCAAGGCCATCCTGGGTGACGGGCCGGTGGAAGTTACGGTTGCCGACGGCCTGCAGTCAGTGCGCATGGGCCTGGCGGCCGAGCGCTCCATCATCGAAGGACGCCCCGTAGAGCTGACGAATGCCGGTGTCGGGCTCAGTCACTGA